In the genome of Aspergillus luchuensis IFO 4308 DNA, chromosome 2, nearly complete sequence, one region contains:
- a CDS encoding putative MFS monocarboxylate transporter (COG:S;~EggNog:ENOG410PVXQ;~InterPro:IPR020846,IPR011701,IPR036259;~PFAM:PF07690;~TransMembrane:12 (i46-67o87-109i121-141o147-166i178-197o209-227i247-268o288-306i318-336o348-367i388-412o432-452i);~go_function: GO:0022857 - transmembrane transporter activity [Evidence IEA];~go_process: GO:0055085 - transmembrane transport [Evidence IEA]), with translation MTSHELTDLRSIHHSSSHPSTEESNSSHHHELEQVPLPPVDQGKGAWLVLASCCLIQLPVWGFSLVAGIFQEYFETHNGLEGGKGGLAIMGTTATGILYLLSPVTFTLLTRYPHLPKSCAFVGLFLSVSGSLLSSFATTVWQMIVTQGVICGLGNGLVFSPTTLYLDQWFVRRKGLAYGIMWAGKSICGVALPFVTSACLDRFGAKTTLRAWTVVTLLTLSVTLPFIRPRIPPAPSTTPQPLNLAFLKLATFWMLQLGNIIQSFGYFLPSTYLPSYTTTAAGLSDTTGTLLVALFNATSVVGGIVLGSLCDRFAVSNIMLLSSVGSGMSVLLFWGLSASSPSASFPQAAIALLVLFSITYGFFAGGFSSTWSGVLTQVKREVPSMETGLVFGLLAGGRGIGSVISGPLSSALMQRGSITGQENGEIGYTTDYGALILFTGVTAIFGGWSWMWHHRQLCLC, from the exons ATGACATCTCACGAACTGACCGATTTAAGGTCTATACATCactcatcttctcatccatccactgaAGAGTCCAACAGCTCCCACCATCATGAACTCGAGCAAGTCCCACTGCCACCAGTCGACCAGGGCAAAGGTGCCTGGTTGGTCCTCGCGTCATGCTGTTTAATTCAGTTGCCGGTCTGGG GGTTCTCTCTCGTTGCCGGTATCTTCCAGGAATACTTTGAGACGCATAATGGCCTCGAGGGGGGTAAAGGAGGTTTGGCAATCATGGGGACCACGGCAACA GGAATCCTCTATCTTTTGTCGCCTGTGACGTTCACACTCCTGACCCGCTATCCACATCTACCAAAGTCATGCGCTTTTGTCGGACTATTCCTCAGTGTCAGCGGCTCTCTACTGTCTTCTTTCGCCACAACTGTCTGGCAGATGATTGTGACGCAGGGAGTGATCTGTGGCCTTGGAAATGGCCTCGTCTTCAGTCCGACCACGCTCTATCTAGATCAGTGGTTTGTTCGCCGCAAAGGTCTCGCATATGGAATCATGTGGGCTGGTAAGAGCATCTGCGGCGTAGCTCTGCCTTTCGTGACAAGTGCCTGTCTTGACCGGTTTGGAGCGAAGACGACTCTGAGGGCTTGGACGGTAGTCACA CTACTCACGCTTTCTGTGACCCTTCCTTTCATCAGACCACGAATCCCCCCAGCCCCATCGACCACTCCACAGCCTCTGAATCTCGCTTTCTTGAAGCTGGCCACATTCTGGATGCTCCAGCTCGGAAACATCATCCAGAGCTTCGGCTACTTCTTGCCCAGCACGTATCTACCGTCGTATACAACAACCGCAGCTGGCCTGTCAGACACCACAGGAACTCTCCTGGTAGCACTGTTCAACGCCACCTCTGTTGTAGGTGGAATAGTCTTGGGATCTCTTTGTGATCGCTTCGCCGTCAGCAATATCATGCTGCTCTCCTCCGTAGGCTCTGGAATGTCTGTCCTGCTGTTCTGGGGCCTgtcagcatcatccccatctgcAAGCTTTCCACAGGCTGCCATCGCACTTCTGGTTCTCTTTTCCATCACGTACGGATTCTTTGCTGGAGGTTTCAGTTCCACTTGGTCGGGTGTGCTCACCCAAGTCAAGCGTGAGGTTCCCTCGATGGAAACCGGATTGGTGTTTGGGTTATTAGCCGGTGGAAGAGGCATTGGCAGTGTCATTAGTGGCCCATTGAGCTCAGCTCTTATGCAGCGGGGTTCCATTACCGGGCAAGAAAACGGGGAGATCGGGTATACCACCGACTACGGGGCATTGATTCTATTCACTGGCGTGACAGCTATTTTTGGAGGATGGAGCTGGATGTGGCATCACCGACAACTCTGCTTGTGTTGA
- the CDC73 gene encoding CDC73 C-terminal domain-containing protein (BUSCO:EOG09263UWJ;~COG:K;~EggNog:ENOG410PK36;~InterPro:IPR031336,IPR038103,IPR007852;~PFAM:PF05179;~go_component: GO:0016593 - Cdc73/Paf1 complex [Evidence IEA];~go_process: GO:0006368 - transcription elongation from RNA polymerase II promoter [Evidence IEA];~go_process: GO:0016570 - histone modification [Evidence IEA]) yields the protein MATDPSLQDPLLSLRRAIAAGNLPTPTTSSDLSDQNATDDLAKATHLYFQHPLPQTIPLTTPTRFVSSSSDSAVDLRSIFFAWQKKDVAIPEYIASAQELNESLKQKERKEGEEEEKVQNLVFVERLDLLTWLEGASDESEYIKPLEGAAAAAAAAASAAAQAQASANIASGAAGGVSAVPSGAPGAGGAAQTQQGKAAKVIDPRLQEIYNGERKMGDRNSVLRGIKPTDFSHVRKTAESMLGRNRSRPGQYPAGVKAGSKPQSMVVPSPSAGLSQPRKASKTQDPIILLSPSASSLIRMSNVRSFLQDGVFIPPDHPTLSMSNSNILYISRPLRMHSDPSSSSLRPGGGSSSQITSRKPTRFILVDSTANFRPDYWQRLVAVFTTGQTWQFKSYKWSSPPELFKHATGVYVGWRGEDIPREVKSWGRGVQSYAVERWDEKGGVHGAGRWRDREVVEGIWTAIEEGMRLRGWGSK from the exons ATGGCCACCGATCCCTCCTTGCAAGATCCTCTCCTCTCGCTCCGTCGCGCCATCGCGGCCGGCAACCTCCCCACGCCAACAACCTCCAGCGACCTCTCCGACCAGAATGCGACCGACGACCTCGCAAAAGCCACCCATCTCTACTtccaacatcccctcccaCAAACAATACCCCTCACAACACCTACCCGCTTCGTCTCCAGCTCGTCCGACTCCGCCGTCGACCTCCGCAGTATCTTCTTCGCGTGGCAGAAGAAAGATGTCGCCATTCCCGAGTACATTGCTTCCGCGCAGGAGCTCAATGAATCGCTAAAGCAGAAGGAGCGcaaggaaggcgaggaggaggagaaagttcAGAACCTCGTTTTCGTCGAGCGCTTGGATCTCCTGACTTGGTTGGAGGGCGCGTCTGATGAGAGTGAATACATCAAGCCGTTGGAGGGTGccgctgctgcggctgccgCCGCGGCTTCAGCTGCTGCTCAGGCACAGGCATCGGCGAATATTGCTTCGGGGGCTGCGGGTGGTGTTTCTGCTGTACCGAGTGGTGCTCCTGGGGCTGGTGGTGCCGCGCAGACTCAGCAGGGTAAGGCGGCTAAGGTTATCGATCCTAGGTTGCAGGAGATTTATAATGGCGAACGCAAGATGGGGGATCGGAATAGTGTGCTACGGGGGATCAAGCCGACG GACTTCTCTCACGTCCGCAAAACCGCCGAATCCATGCTGGGACGCAACCGCTCACGGCCGGGACAATACCCTGCTGGTGTGAAAGCCGGTAGCAAGCCGCAATCCATGGTGGTGCCGTCGCCGTCGGCAGGCCTGTCCCAGCCACGCAAGGCAAGCAAGACGCAAGATCCCATCATTCTCCTCTCGCCCTCGGCCTCATCGCTCATCCGCATGTCCAACGTGCGCTCCTTCCTGCAGGACGGCGTCTTCATCCCTCCTGATCACCCTACTCTTTCCATGTCCAACTCCAATATCCTCTACATCTCCCGCCCGCTCCGCATGCACTCGGATCCGTCCAGCTCCTCTCTCCGCCCCGGTGGTGGCAGCTCCTCGCAGATTACGTCCCGGAAACCTACCCGCTTTATCCTCGTCGATAGCACGGCCAACTTCCGGCCGGACTACTGGCAGCGTCTGGTCGCCGTATTCACGACAGGTCAGACCTGGCAGTTCAAGTCATACAAGTGGTCCTCGCCGCCAGAGCTCTTCAAGCATGCCACGGGTGTCTATGTCGGATGGCGTGGAGAGGATATCCCTCGGGAAGTGAAGAGCTGGGGCCGAGGCGTGCAGAGCTACGCGGTCGAGCGCTGGGACGAGAAGGGAGGAGTCCACGGGGCGGGCCGGTGGCGTGATCGGGAAGTGGTTGAAGGGATCTGGACGGCGATTGAAGAGGGAATGAGACTCCGAGGCTGGGGATCAAAGTAG
- the flbA gene encoding developmental regulator FlbA (BUSCO:EOG092621F2;~COG:T;~EggNog:ENOG410PJRS;~InterPro:IPR036305,IPR036388,IPR016137,IPR036390, IPR000591;~PFAM:PF00615,PF00610;~go_process: GO:0035556 - intracellular signal transduction [Evidence IEA]) codes for MPTISSAHLDQDSPPSSHLLYSQSPPSVDPIPVSTSPVETRPRTASAPSLQHNSAPSAVVAPSQSATTTTTTTTNNNPTGFTGSVIGSISRRNRRSFAALAREKTSNALANLSSIGAPNYPLRSSASSGSLSKHSRKASQVSVSEAPGATPLTPPLSDGSASSERSSPAPFDAATSRSSPAVVEQQTSSVERRRYTLQRAPSPLEQLPEVGPTVSPAKMHQTSSRLLRMTEDDRPFTKDFMDLFSTLMVSLKLDSHRVRFTKYDHSFTSEEAINNLGSLKFSQSNRMPDPKDPSRIVTTTTTTTFSMAKEMARSVCQRFVDARFIEAVDGKSAQIFPLKGALYQLTPKGINILQRFCQRNGITARHVIDVLESPRNTMQLVNLERDTDTDKLSHDRATIEVIFRRFAGQDGPNVKSSISTSDSDSLSDYSNGLVGVKMAKERKINDKIVINTFTGKAAVDWLMDCSTTIERRETVLIAELFVKYGLITMLQEDRFINQPDDSIVAFQPSKNAIYGMTDRGQRVCGWIARDKSRETTMYDNRGIPKDSNNARLNHILHDPALRLLFREFLRFSLCEENLSFYLDVSEFTSAYHKAEKLGTFRKPDAVRETLAAAYGLYNAFLAPGSPCELNIDHALRNSLASRMTKAVGDDESMLKSLQEVVHLFEMAQTSVFKLMSSDSVPKFLRDPKCASILQEHDVDLIGAPRAYSPTPAPVPERSASRSARS; via the exons ATGCCAACCATATCCTCCGCTCATCTTGACCAAgactctcctccttcctctcaccTTCTTTACTCTCAATCTCCCCCATCTGTTGATCCTATCCCGGTCTCTACCTCCCCGGTTGAAACTCGCCCTCGTACTGCTTCCGCTCCCTCCCTACAGCACAACTCCGCACCCTCCGCTGTTGTCGCCCCCTCTCAATccgccactactaccactaccaccaccaccaacaacaacccaaccgGATTCACAGGCTCAGTAATTGGATCCATTTCACGTCGCAATCGCCGTTCATTCGCAGCGTTAGCTCGTGAAAAGACTTCCAACGCCCTTGCGAACCTTTCCTCTATAGGAGCGCCGAATTACCCCCTCCGCTCCTCTGCCTCATCGGGAAGCCTGTCGAAACATTCGCGCAAGGCCTCGCAGGTCAGCGTCAGCGAAGCGCCAGGTGCCACGCCGTTAACTCCGCCATTGTCGGACGGTAGCGCCAGTAGTGAACGGTCCAGTCCCGCGCCCTTCGACGCCGCTACTAGCCGTTCTTCCCCGGCCGTGGTTGAACAACAGACCAGTTCTGTTGAGAGGCGCCGTTACACCCTCCAGCGTGCCCCGTCCCCACTTGAGCAACTACCCGAAGTCGGACCTACCGTATCTCCCGCCAAGATGCATCAAACATCCTCGCGGTTATTGCGTATGACGGAGGATGATCGTCCTTTCACAAAG GATTTCATGGACTTGTTCTCGACATTGATGGTCAGCTTGAAACTGGATTCGCATCGTGTGCGGTTTACGAAATATGACCACTCCTTTACTTCGGAAGAAGCCATCAACAATCTCGGCTCTCTCAAGTTCTCCCAGTCGAACCGTATGCCCGACCCTAAAGATCCTTCGCGTATCGTTACAACCACAACGACTACCACCTTTTCCATGGCCAAGGAAATGGCTCGTTCAGTATGCCAGCGTTTTGTCGATGCCCGCTTCATCGAGGCCGTGGATGGCAAATCGGCGCAAATATTTCCGTTGAAGGGCGCCTTGTACCAGCTTACGCCGAAGGGTATTAATATCTTGCAAAGATTCTGCCAGAGGAACGGTATCACTGCCCGCCATGTGATTGACGTGCTGGAGTCGCCCCGCAACACGATGCAATTGGTCAACCTGGAGCGCGATACCGATACAGACAAGCTGTCACACGATCGAGCGACTATTGAGGTCATCTTCCGCCGGTTTGCGGGGCAGGATGGTCCCAACGTGAAGAGCAGCATCTCTACTTCAGACTCGGATTCCCTGAGTGATTACTCGAACGGCTTGGTTGGtgtgaagatggcgaaggagCGCAAGATCAACGACAAGATTGTCATCAACACGTTCACCGGAAAAGCTGCAGTCGATTGGTTGATGGATTGTTCCACCACAATTGAGCGCCGTGAGACTGTTCTCATTGCCGAGCTTTTCGTCAAGTACGGCTTGATTACGATGCTGCAGGAAGACCGCTTCATCAACCAACCGGATGACTCGATAGTTGCGTTCCAGCCTTCGAAGAATGCGATCTACGGCATGACGGACCGGGGTCAGCGAGTTTGCGGGTGGATCGCACGGGACAAGTCTCGTGAAACCACCATGTACGACAATCGTGGCATCCCGAAGGACTCCAACAATGCCCGTTTGAACCACATTCTTCACGACCCTGCCCTACGACTCCTGTTCCGCGAGTTCCTTCGCTTTTCCCTCTGTGAGGAGAACCTGTCGTTCTACCTCGACGTGTCTGAATTCACTTCAGCCTACCACAAGGCAGAGAAGTTGGGCACATTCAGGAAGCCGGATGCTGTCCGTGAGACACTGGCTGCAGCATATG GTCTCTACAATGCGTTCCTGGCACCGGGATCCCCTTGCGAACTCAACATCGATCACGCGCTGCGCAACAGTCTGGCAAGCCGCATGACCAAGGCCGTGGGCGACGATGAGTCGATGCTCAAGAGTCTGCAGGAGGTGGTGCATCTGTTTGAGATGGCTCAGACCTCGGTCTTCAAGCTGATGTCAAGT GACTCCGTTCCCAAGTTTCTGCGTGATCCGAAGTGTGCCAGCATCCTTCAGGAACATGACGTTGACCTGATTGGTGCCCCCCGGGCTTACTCTCCCACGCCTGCTCCAGTTCCGGAGCGCTCGGCGAGCCGCTCAGCACGGTCATGA